Proteins encoded within one genomic window of Castellaniella sp.:
- the tnpA gene encoding IS66 family insertion sequence element accessory protein TnpA: MSTSRGPGQAWWEMHLDAIAREGIGATAYAQREGLPVSSLYYWRRRLKALERKAQVPVKAVAAPVARQFVPVSVGPLAAVDHPVAADRHVLVLGAGLRLELSGLPSPQWLAQVRQALTEQVH, encoded by the coding sequence ATGTCGACGAGTCGAGGACCAGGGCAGGCCTGGTGGGAAATGCACCTTGACGCGATAGCGCGCGAGGGCATTGGCGCCACGGCCTACGCGCAGCGTGAGGGGTTGCCGGTCTCAAGCCTGTATTATTGGCGCCGGCGCCTCAAAGCCCTGGAGCGGAAGGCTCAGGTGCCCGTCAAGGCGGTGGCTGCGCCGGTTGCGCGCCAGTTTGTGCCGGTCAGCGTGGGTCCGCTCGCCGCTGTCGATCACCCTGTCGCGGCGGATCGCCATGTACTGGTGCTGGGCGCTGGCCTGCGTCTGGAGCTGTCCGGCTTGCCCAGCCCGCAGTGGCTGGCGCAGGTGCGTCAGGCGCTGACTGAGCAGGTGCATTGA
- the tnpC gene encoding IS66 family transposase — protein MQSEFERKLQEGIAAGVATGVAEAVQRILEQWRLARHQVFGPSSESHQGELFNEVEALAEQAADLEDAHEGAPAHNTPRPKRGHRRALPPELPRVEFLVDVPEAERQCACGTPMVRIGEDVSEQLDIVPMQIRVIRTVRPRYACPKGDQAPVQQPAPAQVLPRSNFSAGFLAMMAVVKYVDGLPLARFEKVMARHQVDVPRQSMTRAMIRLAQALQPLHNLARDTLLDAPVIHMDETTVQVLKEPGRSPTSKSYMWVQRGGPPGRTVVLFDYEASRSGQIPVRLLEGWQGYLMTDGYEGYAPVARLPGVEHLACAAHARRKFVEAKRVSPKGKSARADHALDLFARLYRIEAKLKTASDAQRFEARQTHSLPILQKLRAWLDETLPGVTPRSKLGEALGYLHKVWPRLIRYTECGDLPIDNNPAENAIRPFVIGRKAWIFADTPAGAHASAVLYSLLETAKANGREPYAWLRFVLEHLPMAQTVDEIEALLPWNTHDQDLAMNLAAWE, from the coding sequence ATGCAATCCGAGTTCGAGAGGAAACTGCAAGAAGGGATTGCCGCCGGCGTCGCCACAGGGGTCGCCGAGGCGGTGCAACGCATCCTTGAGCAATGGCGCTTGGCCCGGCATCAGGTGTTCGGCCCCAGTAGCGAGTCGCACCAGGGCGAGCTGTTTAACGAAGTGGAAGCCTTGGCCGAGCAGGCCGCTGATCTCGAAGACGCACACGAGGGCGCGCCCGCGCACAACACGCCTCGCCCCAAGCGCGGTCATCGCCGCGCTTTGCCGCCCGAGCTGCCCCGCGTCGAGTTCCTGGTCGATGTCCCCGAAGCAGAACGCCAATGCGCCTGCGGCACCCCCATGGTGCGTATCGGCGAAGACGTGAGTGAACAGCTGGACATCGTGCCGATGCAAATCCGCGTGATCCGCACGGTGCGCCCGCGCTACGCCTGCCCCAAGGGCGATCAGGCACCGGTACAGCAGCCGGCACCGGCGCAGGTCCTGCCGCGCAGCAACTTCAGCGCCGGGTTCCTGGCGATGATGGCGGTGGTGAAGTATGTCGACGGCCTGCCTCTGGCGCGCTTCGAGAAGGTGATGGCCCGCCACCAGGTGGACGTCCCACGCCAGAGCATGACGCGGGCCATGATCAGGCTCGCCCAGGCCTTGCAGCCGCTGCACAATCTGGCCCGCGACACCTTGCTGGATGCGCCCGTCATCCACATGGATGAAACCACGGTTCAAGTGTTGAAAGAACCAGGGCGAAGTCCGACCTCTAAAAGTTATATGTGGGTGCAGCGCGGCGGGCCGCCGGGGCGCACGGTGGTGTTGTTTGATTACGAGGCGAGCCGTTCGGGGCAGATACCGGTACGCCTGCTCGAAGGCTGGCAGGGTTACCTGATGACCGACGGGTACGAAGGCTACGCGCCGGTGGCGCGCCTGCCCGGTGTGGAGCACCTGGCGTGCGCAGCCCATGCTCGGCGCAAGTTCGTCGAAGCCAAACGGGTCAGCCCCAAAGGCAAGAGTGCCCGCGCAGACCACGCGCTGGATCTGTTCGCCCGGCTGTATCGTATCGAGGCCAAGCTGAAAACAGCGAGCGATGCGCAGCGCTTCGAGGCGCGCCAGACCCACAGCCTGCCGATCCTGCAAAAGCTGCGTGCATGGTTGGATGAAACCCTGCCGGGGGTCACGCCCAGGAGCAAGCTGGGCGAAGCGTTGGGATATCTGCACAAGGTCTGGCCGCGCCTGATCCGCTATACCGAGTGCGGCGATTTGCCCATCGATAACAACCCCGCAGAAAACGCCATCAGGCCGTTTGTGATTGGCAGAAAAGCGTGGATTTTTGCGGATACCCCGGCGGGTGCACACGCCAGCGCGGTACTGTATTCGCTGCTGGAAACGGCCAAGGCCAACGGGCGCGAGCCCTATGCGTGGCTGCGCTTTGTGCTGGAACACCTGCCGATGGCCCAAACAGTGGACGAAATCGAGGCGCTGTTGCCGTGGAATACTCATGACCAAGATTTAGCCATGAATCTCGCCGCCTGGGAATAA
- a CDS encoding DUF1214 domain-containing protein translates to MYIGPKAPAGKEANWLATAPERGFFAILRLYGPEEAAINYSWKPGDLEKIR, encoded by the coding sequence CTGTATATCGGCCCGAAAGCGCCAGCAGGCAAAGAAGCTAACTGGCTGGCCACCGCGCCGGAACGAGGGTTCTTTGCAATTCTGCGATTGTATGGCCCAGAAGAAGCGGCCATCAATTACAGCTGGAAGCCAGGCGACCTAGAAAAGATTCGCTAA
- the tnpB gene encoding IS66 family insertion sequence element accessory protein TnpB (TnpB, as the term is used for proteins encoded by IS66 family insertion elements, is considered an accessory protein, since TnpC, encoded by a neighboring gene, is a DDE family transposase.) has product MHPGVAIGQVYLCCVPVDFRKQIDGLAALVQSELELDVFGDTLFVFVNRQRNRIKILYWHRNGFCLWQKRLEKERFAWPAPGAQATVTLTPKELEWLLEGFDLWTNYPHKTLKYQSVM; this is encoded by the coding sequence ATGCACCCGGGAGTGGCGATTGGGCAGGTCTACTTGTGCTGCGTGCCGGTGGACTTTCGCAAGCAGATCGACGGGCTGGCCGCGCTGGTGCAAAGCGAGCTGGAACTGGATGTCTTCGGCGATACGTTATTCGTGTTCGTGAATCGCCAGCGCAACCGCATCAAGATTCTGTATTGGCATCGCAACGGCTTTTGCCTTTGGCAGAAGCGGCTGGAGAAAGAGCGCTTTGCCTGGCCCGCGCCAGGCGCGCAAGCGACCGTGACACTCACCCCCAAAGAGTTGGAGTGGCTGTTGGAAGGGTTTGATTTATGGACGAATTATCCTCATAAAACACTGAAATATCAGTCAGTTATGTGA